Genomic DNA from Fusarium oxysporum Fo47 chromosome IX, complete sequence:
AGGAGACTGTTACTCAGGCCATTTGACTCATTCCTCTGCCACACCACCATCGCCCAAGATCGACAATTCATCAACCTGAGAGCAAAATGGCTTACTCGTTGCCTTTCAAAGTAAGCATGTGTAGTAAGACCTGATGAGCTCGGCTAATTAGCACAAGCTCAATCGTTCTGACCTTCTCATCACCGACTCTTACATCCAAGGCCAAACCAAACCCGCCCTCTCAGGTTCAACCTTCGACGTAATCGGTAAGTTCCCTCCATATCACAACATCTCACCGATCTTACACAGCATCTAGATCCCGGAACCAATAAACCATGGACAAAAGTCACGAACAACTCAGCCGATGACGTCGACGCAACCGTCCGCGTCGCACACAATGCATTCCAATCTTTCAAGAAAACCTCCCCTCGAGCACGTGCCCAATGGCTTCTCAAATGGGACGCCCTCATCCGCGAGCACAAAGTCGATTTAGCCACGCTTTTGGTGTATGAGACGGGAAAACCATACGTCGAGGCAATCGGGGAGATGGATTATTCTTTGACGTTCGTATCATGGTTTGCGGGCGAGGCAGAGCGGATTCAAGGAACTTGTTTCGCCCCGTCTGCGCCAGATAGACGAGTAGTCACTATCAAACAGCCACTCGGTGTCGCGGTCGCGTTGGTGCCGTGGAACTTTCCTGTTGCTATGGTCCTGAgaaaggctgctgctgcgttGGCGGCTGGTTGTACAATGGTGGTTAAGCCATCGCCTGAAACGCCGGTTACTGCTATGGCTTTGGCCAAGTTGGCCAGTGAGGCTGGATTTCCAGACGGCGTTCTGAATGTCTTGCCGACAAGCTTGGAAAACACGCCGTCGCTTAGTGAAGCTCTTTGCAAGCATGAGTTGGTTAAGAAGGTTACCTTTACAGGATCAACTCGCGTTGGGACTCTTGTTGCGAACCACTGCAGTTTGGGTCTCAAGAAAGTGGTTCTGGAGCTAGGCGGTAATTGCCCTTGTCTTATCTTTGATGATGCAGACATCGAAGCAGCTTTGCGCGAACTCGTCGGCCTCAAATGGCGTCATGCTGGTCAAGCTTGCGTTACAGTCAATCGCTTCCTTGTGCAGTCTGGGGTATATGACGAGTTCCTTCAGCGCTTCGTTGAAGAGACTGCCAAGTATGTCATCGGCCACGGCGCTGCTGAAGGAACTACCCTCGGACCTGTTACGAAGCCCGAAAGTTTGGGCCGAGCTGAGCGACTTGTTAAAGATGCTGTTTCGAAAGGTGCTCGAATTGTCACTGGAGGCAATCGTGTTTCTCCCAAGGGAGGCGAAGGCGGTTATTTCTTCGAGCCGACGATTCTCGCTGATATGTCGCATGACACTCTGATCTCCTGCGAAGAGTGTTTTGCGCCGATCGCTGCTTTCTATAAATTCGAGACGGAAGAGGAGGCGGTTCAAGCGGCTAATGATACACCGATGGGTCTTGCTAGTTATGCTTTTACCAAGAACGCAGATCGGATCTGGCGAATGCTTGAGAATCTTGAGGCTGGAATGATAGCTCTCAACACCGGTGATTATTCTGCTCggatcttgatgatgtgtGCTGACGAGATACTAGGCAATTCTTCTGCGGCCGAGTCACCATTTGGAGGGATCAAGATGTCAGGTTATGGAAAGGAAGCTGGGAAGGACGTGGCTGTGAGCGAATACATGATCTCCAAGACGGGTACTATTACAGTCGATGGACTTGTTTAGTTGATCAACTTTGGTCTTTCTAGTGAAGGCTGGCGATGTCTGACATCTGTTCACCTGGTGAGCAAGGTGGTGTCAATTGTGAGACCAAAGGATTTTCGAATATCTATTTACAACGTGCTACTCTCTGGGCCAATAGTAGTGGAATTTTGGTAACATCCTGACATGGCTCAGGAGATGAGTGGTGACATTCTCTGGAGCTTTTGAGGTAGTGGGACTGGAGAGTAACTTGATATGGACTAGAGCTGACACGACACGGAAATCCGTTTGCTTCTCCAGCACAGACCGATTGATTTCTTATCTCaaatccatcttcttcaattaCTTCAACTTCTTTTTCTACTATTGAGCAATTTTGTTTGACTTGGCTGTTCAAAATGGAGATAATACCCGTTTCATGGAGTGACCAGCCCAACCCAATCCCTAATCTCCGCACCCGAACGTTCTTCATTACAGACCACCCTCTCGACGAGCAAATCCTCGAAAACGGTCTAAATAAACTGATCAGAAATCACTGGCGAAAACTAGGCGCGCGTCTTTTCCCATCGCATGGAGATACACGCCTAGAATACCGTCTACCGCATGTTTTCCCAGATGACTATGAGCTCTTCAAATGGTCCTCCGTTAGCGCTGGTTATTCCTATGGCGAGACTTATGAATTGTCGAAGATTCTGCATCCAGGCGATGGTGTAGCCTTTTTACCAAATATGGAGACAATTGACGCGCGGTTGAGGCCGCAGGACTGGCCATATGAACGAAAAGACGAGCCGCCTAATTCGCCGTTGTTGTATGTCCACTTAACCAAGTTTTCGGATGGAGCTGTTCTTGCTATGAGCGTTCCGCATGTCTTTGCTGATCAAGGTGGCTTGGCCAATATCGTCAAGGCGTGGCTTGCTGTTATCGAGGGCAAAACACCACCAGGAATGACAGGTTACAAGGATGATGTACTGGAAGGTGAAAAGCTCTCCAACGGTGATGTCAATCAGGATGAACGGATTGGACGGATGCGCATCCGCAGCAAGAAAGACCAGACGTTGGTGATTGGGAGAATTGCTCTCGACCTGGTGAAAGACAGGAAGGAGGAGTCTAGACTCGTTTTTCTACCAATACAAGTGGTACAAAGTTTGAGAGACAAGGCGAGAGAGCGCTTGGATGGAAAACACATTTTGGCGAATGAAATCAGCAACGGTGATATCATTACCGCAATCTTCACAAAGGTAGATTATCAACGACTCAAACTCAAGTCTGCCATGCTAAAGACGCCGAATAGCTTGCCAGGATCAATTCCGAGTCCAAGTACGATATTTCGCTTtcctcaaccatcaactGTAGGTCCATCTAGCCATCCAAGAAATCAGCTAACAAATTAGTACGAGATCGCATTCCCGAACTTCAAGGCGAAAAGGGTGAAGGATTTGTTCATAACGCCGTACACTATGCAACAGCCAACTTCGCAATCAAGCCCTCAACAGGGCTAGACGACATTGCTCTCCAGAACGGAAGAGCCGTCAACAAAGCCCTAGAGGAATCGGATATCAAAGCTGGAGTTCGCACTCTCCGAGAGCTCGCTAAGGCGAACCAAGTCATGCTTATCTGCGAACCTCACCATAAGCTCTACAGCTCTTCAAACTGGGGTGGTTCATGGCATGGAATAGATTTTACGAAAGCAGCGCCTAAGTCATATGACTTGTCAAGCCATAGGAAAGAGATGGTTGTTCTTGGACAGAGCAAGACGCTAAAAGCACCGATGAGATGTAAGTGCACTGCCATGTTGAGGTGTAAGATACTGACTGGTTGATAGACCGCGTTGTGATTATGCGTCGAACAAGTGAAGGCTTCTGGTGCGACTTTGCTGCGCCAGTCGAGACCATGGCCCTGATCGATAAGTTTATTAGGTGGGATCCTTCGCTGGGAATTCTTTTAGAGGAGATGGAATCTTATGGCACTTCCAAGAGTCGAAGAGCGTTCAAGTCAAACTGCGGAGTCCCGTGATCATTGTCATTTGCTTTTATGCTGCAAGCAAAAAGGGGTTCTCGGTCAGAACAATAGCTGATCTCTCAGCCAAAGGTTTCATCTCAAGTATCAGGGAAGATAACCATGTATTGCCTATACAAATTACTTTGTATTCTTTGCATTCGTGTTGGGTTTGAAGTTTCTTTTTTACCCCCCAGCCTTATATTACTACCATAGGTACTTAATTCTATAGTATACCACTATGAACTCTAAACTTGCCCAGGTCTGACAGTTCGCTCCCTTGGCTTATTGCTTGCCTCGTAGTATCTACCCACAGCCCTCTCCCAAGACTCTTGAATAGTTCCCCAATATGATTCTGGATCCTTTTTCATATGCCCAACATGTCCACTTTCAAATAACTGCCCCTCGCTAGGGTATCCAGCCTCCTGCGAAACGGCCATATATCCTTCAATATGCTGCCACGGAATAAGAAAGTCTCCCTTTCCATACAAGAATAGCCTTGTGCTCTTCTTGCTTTCCCACTGCTCATCGGTGAAGATCCTGTGGCTGAACTTAGGCGCAGATTCTCTTCCCGCGAGATAGTCGAATACATGAATCATGCAGAAGAACCAGGCGCATAGCACTTGTGTTACGATGAATGGCAAGGGGAGCTTTGCTGCTAGCCCGATAGCCATGGCGTGAGAAAATCGCTTGAGGTTATCCCACGTAAGATATGGAGTTCCGGGCGTAGAGTCATAGACCGTCAGCGCATGGGGCATCGGCCGGTTGTAGGTCTCCTTGTAGGCATTCAAGGTGGCTGAGTAATTGATAGTTCCAGAATTAGACATCACGTGGAACAAGACTGAACCTTCTGATGCATTGTTGGGAAAAACCTCGTGTATAACCGGAAGCATGGCCTCTGTGCGCTGAGCCACATGGTCGATGAAGCCTTTGTAAATAGGCGACAGGACCGCGACTTGCTTGGCATGAGGGTACAACTGTCGATAGACATCGGTGAACTTTGATATGTGTCTTGGAGGTGCGTCGCCCCAGCCGTAGATGACGATTGTCCGAGGATGTTCTGGGTTTGTTTCAGTGCCTGTCAGCGTCTCACCCGGGCGAACGAAGACTCTATTTGATAAGGCACTGAAACCGACAAAGGTACTAGGCCGTGTGGATTTGCTCATGGTAATCTGGACTTCAAGGtgattgttgaagatggttgAAAAGAAGGGAATATCCAGAAACCGTCCTGCTATATATCATGTTTCTCAGAGGATGTCTGAATAAGCTTATTCAATCCTCCAGAGAACCCGGATTGGCAGGGAAGTTACAAAATGAAGCTAATATGAGAGACCTTCTCACGTCAGATCAATCGATGTGTTGTGATTGAATATTCAGTGAGGCACAGTAGCTCTAGAGAGGTTTATGACGTGGAACAGTAAGCACTATACTCTCGGCTTATGGAGTCATATAATAGTTGCTGGATCCCTGTAGTGGTAGATGTTGGATTAACCTCTAAAAGACTTACGTTAAAACTTGGCTTACGATAAGAATTACTGGTTGTGCTGCTTATGGTCCGAGGCCAGCAATCTTGCCATTGAGCGGACTGATGTCAGTCTCAACAGTTGTGTCGGGGCGCGAATGATTTACATTACTCATTATATCTATTGTTACATGGTAGTGAAGATAGACGCTAATTAATCATGAAATGTTTGTGTACTGCGAAATAAGAAACTCATACCATTCGCTCTTGGTCCGAGGTGGATGCCTGGTCCTGGGTTTCTGTAAACACCACCTTGgtctcaaccttcttcatAATCCCATTTTCCCAGTCGGATGTCCTTCGGTAGGAGTCATCACGCGACATATCGTCAAGTCGAACATGACCTGTGCGACTCGCGGTGACAAACGTAGTCATCCGACCACTGACCAATTCATCGCGAACCCTCTGTCGACCTCCCTCGGTCGGTCTAGCGTCTTGCTCTCTTGAGCTCTTGACTATGTGGCCGAGAAGAGAGGCAACGTTCATCTCGATGTATAGTTTGAGGAGGTAGACGAGTTGATGGAACTGGACATAGCTGATAGCCGTTAGACATGAGGCAACGTAGGTGAAGGGCATACTAACACAACAGGACTGGGGAGAAATGTGGCTCCCATCAGCACGCAATCCAACGACACTGATATAACAACCATAATGACGTTGAAGTGGAACAGCTCAGTATACTTCGTCAATCCGCAAGCGATGAGTCGCGATCGAACCAGGTATATGAAGTAGAGGTTAAGCGATAAATCGACGATCAAGAAGACAGCCTTTTCGGTTCGGTCCCAGACAATGTTGATTTCTTCGTACAGGTGCGAGATCTGTAAGCGAGCCGGTACCCAGATGCAGAAACcgctgatgttgatcaagCTCGCAACCACTGCAACCCCCCACTTGACTCTGTTGATGTTCGTTTTGTTACCGAGAAGGAGGGATATtcgattgatgatgatctggaggGTAAATTGGATCTGCATACTCCAGAAAACAACTGCAGAAGGCGTAAGTATAAGTCTGAGGCTGATGATAGGGCGACGTACTGATAAAGAAAAAGACCCAGAAGCTGGAGAGCGATATCAAGTCAGTACGCTTCGGGAGAAGAGGACAGAGGAGACTGACCTTGGTGGAGCGAAGCCTCGTAGCCAGCAATAAGTGATGATTCCCATACAGTTGCATCCAATCCAGTCAAGCCAGCACATGATGATGTATGCGCTGAAAAGCCTTTTTCTCTGGTACGCCTGCATCGTCTGCTTGATGGCCATACCAGCAGTGAACATTGACGCGCCCATGCTGAAGCCGAAGATGAGACTGACAATGTTCATCTCCAGATCCTTTGGAGTCTCGGTCTTGTACCACGGAGGAATCAAAAAGCCCGCCATGGCTGGAGTGTAGTGAAGGACGAATACTAAACTTCGATATGTTGACTGCCACAAGAAACGATGAGACCAATGCCAAGAGCGGGACCAAGAGATAATGACTTATAATAACAGACGGTTCAATACGAAAATGACAGATCTTCCCCTGGTTTGGGCATTGTATCCATGATATGCAAAACCAAGGGGGTCTTAAGACTACCGTTAGCCTCGATCTCGAATACGAGTCAGTGCCCAACACCCACCAACGGTCAATTTAATGCATGAAGATCGCAACCCCAAAGCCGTAGCGCCGGCCGCGAGCATAGCGTATTGAGCAGTGAAGCAGCCGATCTTGCGACCCAAAAGTCGCAGATTTAATGCTAAAAGAGCGGGCTGGACGCTATCCGTTGACGCCACGGAATTTTGAGTTAGTGTCTTGACTCGGGAAATTGTAGAAATTGGGATGAAAGCGATGCGCGCCGATAAGGTTCGGGGTATTATAGCTGAGACTTGCGCTGAGATCGTGAACGAGTCTGGAGAACGAGGAGCGAGACTTTGGCGTTGCAGTGACTGGACGGTCAAGAGTCCAACCGGACGTAATCTGGGGAAATATTATCGATATGCCGTTCAATTATTGATACGATACCTGAGACACGGCACAATCGGCAGTGATTTATCGTTGCAACGGCAGACGGATCAACGCAACGCCCAACAATGACAAACTCGTTACCGTAAGCCATAATGTAACCAACTCCTCCTTCCAAGACTTCGAATTGCGCTGGAACACCATCCACTACCGACAAAATCCCCGCCAGGCGTGACCCATTGGGTTACAAAAATGGCGTTTAAGTTTTCATGGAACAAGCATGGAACCACTAACCTAGCAGCGGCACAGTTGCTGTCGATGCACTAGCAATGTCAGCCTTAAACGCTAAACCCACTGGATTGGCTAGAAGCTCCGGGGGATCTCCCCCGTTGCCAGGCTTGTGATGTTTTATCGGACGATGGCTGTTTTATGTTTTTCCCGGGGTCAAGCGGGACGGATCCAATTGGTTTAGTGTGGCTACCTGGTTGTTGATCCATGAATATCGTATTTCATTTTCCTTGGATATGAGATGCTGCAATTAATGATTAGGAGATGCCCTTTCTTTTGCGAAATAAGGATCGTTGAAACAAATCCCTATTGGTATTAATGAGCAAAAGTGCTCAGTCGCGCTCTGTAAGCTAGTGCAAGCGCAGCCATCGCGTCCGTTGGCTCGCGTTGGGCTGAGACGGAACCGCGATGTTGAGCCCCGATTTAGCCCTGTCGATCAGAGAGTGCGGGGAACGACTCAAGAGGACGGTGAAGATTTTAATTTTAGTAACGGCGATAAATTGATCAAAGCTCGATTTCTCACTCTAGACTAATCATGGGATGACGATCTATGTTTCATGATGAGGACAAGAACTAACTGCCTGACTATTCCGCTGGCTCTTCGCCTGTCCCGCCAAAGTTAGTAGTCGACAAGCCACTGCAACACCTAATGACGGTCATCATTAGGTGTTCAATTCCTAATTGTCAGTTGATGGTCCAAGTGTTTGCCTGCACCAAGAATGGATGTTATTATGGACCAAAAGACATAAACTTGCACAGAGAAGTTCTAGATTCGAGTTAATGAAACAGAGGAATCGCATTACCTTATCGCATCAACTCAATTGTAGGACCGAGTTTATCTTTCAAGACTTTTGGTTTCGTGATGCTACAGATCGTCACAAGGAGAACGAACCTTTGCCTTCTGCCAGTGAGTATTGGATGTCTAAGGCGACAAGGGTACTGATGACAGTATGACGGTTTtccagctgaagaagctaaGTGTACAGGAAAGCCTCATGCCACAACAGCCTCCAGATCCAGATAATTATACACATCGTCTTTTCTCATCTTTCAATCTTGAAGCTCAGCATTGTATCATATAGTAGGTGGAATCAGGGCGAAATTGAGAAGAGATTTCAGGGTCGGGGAAATGTCACAAGTTTCAACTATTATTCAAGGATCAGGGATTTGGTAGGAATCAAGTATAgtattaaggtattattaacAGCATAGTCAACTCTTGAGTGTGAATACTACACAGTATGGACTAAAGCAACATAGCACCAACTACAGCGACCAGACCCATGCCAACAGCTCCGTGACCAGCAAGTCTCATGCCCGAGTTTGGCGCTGTTGTAGCCGATGCAACAGGAGTCTCAGTTCCCGAAGTCGCATCCGAAGTAACGCTGCCTGACGATGCCTCGGTGGTACCAGTAGTAGCAGCAGCCGCCACGGTCGTAGTCTCAGTACCAGTGGAATCAGTAGCGGTCGTCTTGGCAGTTGTCTTTGCGCTTGTCGTAGACGTAGActcatcatcgtcggcgCCGAATTCCTTGATATCCAACACATAAGTCCCGTTTCCACTGACACCGTCCTGCTCGAAACTAGCCCAACTGGGCTTTCCGTTTGTTCCCAAGGATACACAGGCCTCGCGGTACGCGTTGCTAGCGCAGATACTATTTCCATCGCTGGTAACGCCGCCACCGGCGTTGGTGCAAGAGACGAATAGCTGAGTGACAAGCTTGGCCGTATTGTCGAAGAATTCGTGGTCAGAGTTGGAGCTCAGACACGTGCGGCAACCATCCATGGAGCCGTACCAGCCATCCGGGTTCGGAATGCACACACAGTCCCTTGTTTCCTCCTTGGGCCACTTGAGCTTTTGGCACTTGAGCATGGCCTGGTAGATCGGCCAGCAGCCGCAGTCGTCGAGCTTGGAGGGGCTGTCGTCTGCTT
This window encodes:
- a CDS encoding Aldehyde/histidinol dehydrogenase, which translates into the protein MAYSLPFKHKLNRSDLLITDSYIQGQTKPALSGSTFDVIDPGTNKPWTKVTNNSADDVDATVRVAHNAFQSFKKTSPRARAQWLLKWDALIREHKVDLATLLVYETGKPYVEAIGEMDYSLTFVSWFAGEAERIQGTCFAPSAPDRRVVTIKQPLGVAVALVPWNFPVAMVLRKAAAALAAGCTMVVKPSPETPVTAMALAKLASEAGFPDGVLNVLPTSLENTPSLSEALCKHELVKKVTFTGSTRVGTLVANHCSLGLKKVVLELGGNCPCLIFDDADIEAALRELVGLKWRHAGQACVTVNRFLVQSGVYDEFLQRFVEETAKYVIGHGAAEGTTLGPVTKPESLGRAERLVKDAVSKGARIVTGGNRVSPKGGEGGYFFEPTILADMSHDTLISCEECFAPIAAFYKFETEEEAVQAANDTPMGLASYAFTKNADRIWRMLENLEAGMIALNTGDYSARILMMCADEILGNSSAAESPFGGIKMSGYGKEAGKDVAIIPVSWSDQPNPIPNLRTRTFFITDHPLDEQILENGLNKLIRNHWRKLGARLFPSHGDTRLEYRLPHVFPDDYELFKWSSVSAGYSYGETYELSKILHPGDGVAFLPNMETIDARLRPQDWPYERKDEPPNSPLLYVHLTKFSDGAVLAMSVPHVFADQGGLANIVKAWLAVIEGKTPPGMTGYKDDVLEGEKLSNGDVNQDERIGRMRIRSKKDQTLVIGRIALDLVKDRKEESRLVFLPIQVVQSLRDKARERLDGKHILANEISNGDIITAIFTKLARINSESKYDISLSSTINLRDRIPELQGEKGEGFVHNAVHYATANFAIKPSTGLDDIALQNGRAVNKALEESDIKAGVRTLRELAKANQVMLICEPHHKLYSSSNWGGSWHGIDFTKAAPKSYDLSSHRKEMVVLGQSKTLKAPMRYRVVIMRRTSEGFWCDFAAPVETMALIDKFIRWDPSLGILLEEMESYGTSKSRRAFKSNCGVP
- a CDS encoding uncharacterized protein (eukaryotic protein of unknown function-domain containing protein) encodes the protein MAGFLIPPWYKTETPKDLEMNIVSLIFGFSMGASMFTAGMAIKQTMQAYQRKRLFSAYIIMCWLDWIGCNCMGIITYCWLRGFAPPSFWVFFFIIVFWSMQIQFTLQIIINRISLLLGNKTNINRVKWGVAVVASLINISGFCIWVPARLQISHLYEEINIVWDRTEKAVFLIVDLSLNLYFIYLVRSRLIACGLTKYTELFHFNVIMVVISVSLDCVLMGATFLPSPVVYVQFHQLVYLLKLYIEMNVASLLGHIVKSSREQDARPTEGGRQRVRDELVSGRMTTFVTASRTGHVRLDDMSRDDSYRRTSDWENGIMKKVETKVVFTETQDQASTSDQERMITMSKSTRPSTFVGFSALSNRVFVRPGETLTGTETNPEHPRTIVIYGWGDAPPRHISKFTDVYRQLYPHAKQVAVLSPIYKGFIDHVAQRTEAMLPVIHEVFPNNASEGSVLFHVMSNSGTINYSATLNAYKETYNRPMPHALTVYDSTPGTPYLTWDNLKRFSHAMAIGLAAKLPLPFIVTQVLCAWFFCMIHVFDYLAGRESAPKFSHRIFTDEQWESKKSTRLFLYGKGDFLIPWQHIEGYMAVSQEAGYPSEGQLFESGHVGHMKKDPESYWGTIQESWERAVGRYYEASNKPRERTVRPGQV